The Carassius carassius chromosome 34, fCarCar2.1, whole genome shotgun sequence genome has a segment encoding these proteins:
- the LOC132114439 gene encoding endothelial lipase-like, whose amino-acid sequence MVEKSIRIALCLLCFILCHSFSALAAAADQNAQLNDDSEDSFSLDPMQLHDRIKYSMRKSFDLDDDGCYLQPGKKESIEECGFNASTKTILIIHGWAMSGMFESWMHKLVAAVQRRESEANVVVVDWLGLAHQLYPDVVNHTLRVGKSIAKLLDWLQDEVQLQLQDVHMIGYSLGAHVAGYAGTSVNGNIGRITGLDPAGPMFEGADSNKRLSPDDADFVDILHTYSRGALGVSIGIQEPIGHIDIYPNGGDVQPGCSLGDVLSTAAAGNFVEVMKCEHERAVHLFVDSLMNKDHMSYAFQCTGPDRFKKGICLSCRKNRCNSIGYNAKKMRKRRNSKMYLKTRADTPFGGYHYQMKMHVFDRKNANYADPTFYVTLHGAHNDTENLSVDIADGVGLNLTNTFLVFTEEDIGDLLKISLRWEGPSDSWSSVFKHFKTSFWSSSPDKKVLEVRRIRVKAGETQKKFTFCAEKTEISPGQEITFLKCRDGWEVKPRKRLHY is encoded by the exons ATGGTAGAAAAATCAATAAGAATTGCACTTTGCTTGTTATGTTTTATCCTGTGCCATTCATTCAGTGCCTTAGCCGCTGCAGCCGACCAGAACGCGCAACTGAATG ATGATTCGGAGGACAGCTTCTCACTGGATCCAATGCAACTTCATGACCGAATCAAGTACAGCATGCGAAAGTCTTTTGATCTTGATGACGACGGCTGTTACCTCCAACCTGGGAAAAAGGAAAGCATTGAGGAGTGTGGCTTCAATGCCTCCACCAAGACCATTCTGATCATCCACGGCTGGGCG ATGAGTGGGATGTTTGAGAGCTGGATGCACAAGCTGGTGGCTGCTGTTCAGAGACGAGAGTCGGAGGCTAATGTAGTGGTGGTCGACTGGCTGGGCCTGGCCCACCAACTTTACCCTGATGTCGTCAACCATACCCTCCGGGTTGGGAAGAGCATCGCTAAACTTTTGGACTGGCTCCAG GACGAAGTGCAGCTACAACTTCAGGACGTGCATATGATTGGATATAGTCTTGGTGCTCATGTTGCTGGATATGCTGGAACTTCTGTAAATGGAAATATTGGACGCATTACAG GTTTAGACCCAGCTGGCCCTATGTTCGAGGGGGCAGACTCCAACAAGAGACTTTCTCCAGATGATGCAGACTTTGTCGACATCCTGCACACATACTCCCGGGGAGCTTTGGGCGTCAGTATTGGGATCCAGGAGCCTATTGGGCACATTGATATTTATCCCAATGGTGGGGATGTACAACCAGGCTGTTCCTTAGGAGATGTGCTGTCCACTGCTGCTGCAGGAA ACTTTGTGGAAGTCATGAAGTGTGAACATGAGCGGGCAGTGCATCTCTTTGTGGACTCTCTCATGAACAAGGACCACATGAGTTATGCTTTTCAATGTACCGGCCCTGATCGCTTCAAGAAGGGCATTTGTCTGAGCTGCAGGAAAAACCGCTGCAACAGTATTGGTTACAACGCCAAGAAAATGCGAAAGAGGAGAAACAGCAAAATGTACCTGAAGACTCGCGCAGACACACCTTTTGGTG GTTACCACTATCAGATGAAGATGCATGTGTTCGACAGAAAGAATGCAAATTATGCAGATCCAACTTTCTACGTCACACTACATGGAGCCCATAACGATACCGAAAACCTCAGTGTAGACAT TGCCGATGGAGTTGGTCTAAACCTCACAAACACATTTCTTGTCTTCACGGAAGAGGACATCGGAGACCTGCTAAAGATTTCTCTTCGCTGGGAAGGCCCTTCTGATTCCTGGTCATCTGTGTTCAAACACTTTAAGACATCATTTTGGTCAAGTTCACCGGACAAAAAAGTTCTGGAGGTTCGGAGGATCCGAGTCAAAGCAGGAGAAACCCAAAAGAA GTTTACCTTCTGTGCTGAAAAAACTGAGATCTCGCCAGGGCAAGAAATTACTTTTCTTAAATGCCGTGATGGCTGGGAAGTAAAACCTAGAAAAAG ATTGCACTACTGA